A single window of Oscillospiraceae bacterium DNA harbors:
- a CDS encoding PHP domain-containing protein translates to MRLFYDLHIHSCLSPCGDTDMTPGNIVGMAALCGLQIIALSDHNTCRNTPAFAACAERAGLLALPAMELTTREEIHVLCLLPALPAAAAFSDYVYRRLPDIRNDEAIFGAQLVMDAQDTVIGREPRLLTSAADIGIYDVAALATSYGGVALPAHVDRPSFSLFANLGFFDPAMGFTAVEISAYTEPEVFRRTHPGLEGLMTVQNSDAHELGCIQDAARVLDIRDMTPQAVIAALRRRVPSGPASG, encoded by the coding sequence ATGCGGTTGTTTTATGATCTTCATATCCACTCCTGCCTGTCCCCCTGCGGCGATACGGACATGACGCCCGGCAACATCGTGGGCATGGCCGCGCTCTGCGGCCTGCAGATCATTGCCCTGTCGGACCACAACACCTGTCGCAACACACCGGCTTTTGCGGCGTGCGCCGAGAGAGCCGGCCTGTTGGCGTTGCCGGCCATGGAGCTGACGACGCGGGAGGAGATTCATGTGCTCTGCCTCCTGCCGGCCCTGCCGGCCGCCGCGGCGTTTTCCGACTATGTATACCGGCGCCTGCCGGACATCCGCAACGACGAGGCGATCTTTGGAGCGCAGCTCGTCATGGACGCGCAGGACACCGTCATCGGCCGGGAACCCCGACTGCTTACCTCGGCCGCCGATATCGGGATCTACGATGTGGCGGCCCTGGCTACCTCGTACGGCGGCGTGGCTCTGCCCGCCCATGTGGACCGCCCCTCGTTTTCGCTGTTTGCGAACCTTGGCTTCTTCGACCCCGCCATGGGGTTCACCGCCGTGGAGATCTCTGCTTACACCGAGCCGGAGGTTTTCCGTCGCACGCACCCGGGGCTTGAGGGCCTCATGACGGTGCAAAACTCCGACGCGCATGAGCTTGGGTGCATCCAAGATGCCGCGCGTGTGCTGGACATTCGGGATATGACACCCCAGGCGGTGATTGCGGCGCTGCGGCGCAGGGTGCCCAGCGGCCCGGCGTCGGGCTGA
- the pyrE gene encoding orotate phosphoribosyltransferase translates to MELAQIAQEILTETGVLQRGHFRLTSGRHSDRYMQCARLFEYPDKAEILCRELAGLFADKQIDCVVGPAVGAVQMAFEVSRHLRCRNMFAERENGAMTFRRGFFLPSGAKVLVVEDTITTGGSVREVIELVQGQGGVVVGVGAVVDRSGGRVLFDAPMCACVQMDIPSWEPDECALCREGQPLTKPGSRV, encoded by the coding sequence ATGGAACTTGCACAGATCGCACAGGAGATTCTCACAGAAACAGGCGTGCTGCAGCGTGGGCATTTCCGCCTGACGTCCGGGCGGCATTCCGACCGATACATGCAGTGCGCCCGCCTGTTTGAATATCCGGACAAGGCGGAGATTTTATGCCGGGAGCTGGCGGGTCTGTTTGCGGACAAACAGATCGACTGTGTCGTCGGCCCGGCGGTGGGCGCCGTACAGATGGCTTTCGAGGTCAGCCGTCACTTGCGCTGCCGCAATATGTTCGCCGAGCGCGAAAACGGCGCCATGACCTTCCGGCGCGGCTTCTTCCTCCCGTCCGGCGCTAAGGTGCTGGTCGTGGAGGACACGATCACCACCGGGGGCTCGGTGCGGGAGGTCATCGAACTGGTCCAAGGCCAGGGCGGTGTCGTGGTCGGCGTGGGCGCCGTTGTCGACAGAAGCGGTGGTCGGGTGCTGTTTGATGCACCGATGTGCGCCTGCGTGCAGATGGATATCCCCTCGTGGGAGCCCGACGAATGTGCGCTGTGCCGGGAGGGTCAGCCCCTCACCAAGCCGGGCAGCCGGGTGTGA
- a CDS encoding CPBP family intramembrane metalloprotease gives MRKPLRALVAALMFPALYLLSQLFVSQIAAIIFTLRMPPDMNKDTLDAQFADFFARWQLPMAALAAFLMLLIVLLATRRIRLAAPPMGFVPLRAPRISLLLVIAGLCLHLTIIAGLSLLPIPETLWAKNNHVSEMLSSHGPLGSFLTGCLLLPFTEEVVFRGLGYRILRDGFPVRAAVVLQALIFAAFHLNLLQSFYVFPVAIVLGLVYEWSGSLLAPVLLHVAFNSAGFALSSLPQTFPGIPVFVCAGAALGVLYTLRALYRRRAPHAVLERDTRNHPL, from the coding sequence ATGCGCAAACCGCTTCGTGCGCTGGTCGCGGCGCTGATGTTTCCCGCTCTGTATCTTTTGTCGCAGCTCTTTGTCTCCCAAATCGCCGCCATCATCTTCACCCTGCGCATGCCGCCCGACATGAACAAGGATACCCTGGATGCGCAATTCGCCGACTTCTTTGCGCGGTGGCAGCTGCCGATGGCGGCGCTGGCCGCTTTCCTCATGCTGCTGATCGTCTTGCTTGCGACGCGGCGCATTCGGCTCGCGGCGCCGCCGATGGGTTTTGTGCCGTTACGGGCGCCCCGGATATCGCTGCTTCTCGTCATCGCCGGGCTCTGTCTTCACCTGACGATCATCGCCGGGCTCTCGCTGCTGCCCATCCCGGAGACCCTCTGGGCCAAAAACAACCACGTCAGCGAGATGCTGAGCAGCCACGGCCCCCTCGGCAGTTTTTTGACGGGCTGCCTGCTGCTGCCCTTCACCGAAGAGGTGGTTTTCCGCGGCCTGGGGTACCGGATTTTACGCGACGGGTTCCCAGTCCGGGCAGCCGTCGTGCTCCAGGCGCTGATCTTTGCCGCCTTCCACCTAAACTTGCTCCAGAGCTTCTATGTGTTTCCGGTGGCCATCGTACTGGGCCTCGTCTACGAGTGGAGCGGCTCGCTGCTGGCCCCGGTGCTGCTCCATGTGGCCTTCAACAGCGCGGGCTTCGCGCTGTCATCATTGCCCCAGACGTTCCCAGGGATCCCCGTCTTCGTCTGCGCCGGCGCTGCGCTCGGCGTTTTGTACACCCTGCGCGCGTTGTACCGCCGCCGAGCGCCGCACGCTGTCCTTGAACGGGACACTCGGAATCATCCTCTTTGA
- a CDS encoding sigma 54-interacting transcriptional regulator produces the protein MSEDYREAEQTLLFGVLDAIPCPVALLNREGEAAYVNPMGEACEPSLYECDIASLPIVQKCLGGTAAAVGGWVTFTTEERTLTGQAEVYIVRSETVTMGALFLLRPDIPRLGRYDVLPYASKAMEAVWTQLERLSQFGTPALFLGEPGTGRSSFARALHAIQNTPDTPFVEVDCRTVDEKGAQRLLFGSESRPGVLRSMSSGSLYLKDIHCLPLSAQRHLSEVIRHRMLDETPVSVRFFASGPPSFEEVLADGRFEQTFHDQMAVMPLPIPPLRERPDDILPLAEWFLARIPKNGDIEGFSDEACHALVRHAWPDNVRELEAVVTEAVGRCAERFVQPAHLPFFEAEKPHEKESLQDMRLDFNRQRIEAALAVYGHTVEGKRRAAKELGIGLSTLYRLIAREESKQ, from the coding sequence ATGAGCGAGGATTACCGTGAGGCCGAACAAACATTGCTGTTTGGCGTGTTGGACGCCATCCCCTGTCCCGTGGCATTGCTCAACCGGGAGGGGGAGGCGGCCTATGTGAACCCGATGGGGGAGGCGTGTGAACCCTCGTTATACGAGTGTGACATCGCGAGCCTGCCGATCGTCCAAAAATGCCTCGGCGGGACAGCGGCGGCGGTGGGTGGCTGGGTCACATTCACGACGGAGGAGAGGACGCTGACGGGGCAGGCCGAGGTCTACATTGTGCGTAGCGAGACGGTCACGATGGGGGCGTTGTTCCTGTTGCGTCCGGACATCCCGCGGCTGGGCCGTTACGATGTGCTGCCATACGCCAGCAAGGCCATGGAGGCGGTGTGGACACAGCTTGAGCGCCTGAGTCAATTCGGGACGCCGGCACTCTTTCTCGGAGAGCCGGGTACGGGGCGCTCCTCCTTCGCGCGGGCGCTCCACGCGATCCAAAATACGCCGGATACCCCGTTTGTGGAAGTCGACTGCCGTACGGTGGATGAGAAAGGGGCGCAAAGACTCCTGTTTGGAAGCGAGAGTCGGCCGGGCGTGCTGCGCAGTATGTCCTCCGGAAGTCTCTACCTGAAAGATATCCACTGCCTGCCGCTGTCAGCGCAACGTCATCTGTCCGAGGTGATCCGGCACAGGATGCTGGACGAGACGCCGGTGTCCGTCCGTTTTTTTGCCTCCGGGCCGCCGTCCTTCGAGGAGGTGCTGGCGGACGGCCGGTTCGAACAGACGTTCCACGACCAGATGGCCGTCATGCCGCTGCCCATACCGCCACTGCGGGAACGGCCGGATGACATCCTGCCGTTGGCCGAATGGTTTCTGGCGCGTATCCCCAAAAATGGGGATATCGAAGGGTTTTCCGACGAGGCGTGCCATGCCCTGGTGCGGCATGCGTGGCCGGACAATGTCCGGGAACTCGAAGCGGTCGTGACCGAGGCCGTGGGACGCTGTGCGGAGAGGTTCGTTCAGCCAGCGCACCTGCCGTTTTTTGAGGCGGAGAAGCCTCATGAAAAGGAGAGCCTGCAGGACATGCGGCTGGACTTTAACCGGCAGCGCATCGAGGCGGCGCTGG
- a CDS encoding sodium:proton antiporter, producing the protein MAFLLVFITVFVVGLSAHWLVSALPTAACFALGAILGPTDVVAVSSLSSRIKVGEKLMSILMGEGLINDASGLIAFYFAVAALLTGTFSMAEASLRLLLVAVGGALVGLVLIGVKQHVTMRMRRLSIENTAAYMLIEMLMPFLSYVTAELCGFSGVLAAVAAGSRQALTFKQTELFEAELGDTTHTMWDMVSFTLNSLVFLLLGIQLPEIIRHIWSDDRYSHGFLLLTAALLTLILMAVRFLSVSLIARGDLGAGRGEKLRNAAVLTFSGVKGTVSLATAFALPFFYADGASFAERPLLLFLTAGVIVLSLSLALLFLPVVAGAPVGQIERDPQIDILKEVVAQLRKQEGDVSEVVISNYQRRIQKLERAECDRAETAKLRALRVKLYGEERRALRRRYQKKEFDAAMYRDYAELLEVIHHRAARGLLMGLFAWCTRFAQVGRHHPRHALSEADIKQRRRKLQEMFRTDTEVAMETLQVLRGEYPDKLVDILTAERAELAEKMEQNFSHVFTAHLHRLRDDEMLKGYYVERRVIHQFLERGKITPAQANDLRLKVNKMETFTLSHGDNEVVVKLMSLLARRRDAPVRR; encoded by the coding sequence ATGGCGTTTTTGCTGGTCTTCATCACGGTGTTCGTGGTGGGCCTGTCCGCGCACTGGTTGGTGTCCGCCCTGCCGACAGCGGCCTGCTTCGCGCTCGGGGCGATTTTGGGGCCGACGGACGTGGTAGCCGTGTCATCCCTGTCGTCGCGGATCAAGGTCGGAGAGAAACTGATGAGCATCCTGATGGGCGAGGGCCTCATCAACGATGCTTCAGGTCTCATCGCGTTCTATTTCGCGGTGGCGGCGCTCCTGACGGGCACCTTCTCAATGGCGGAGGCGTCGTTGCGTCTGCTGCTTGTGGCGGTGGGCGGGGCGCTGGTCGGTCTGGTGCTGATCGGTGTCAAACAGCACGTTACAATGCGGATGCGGCGGCTGTCCATCGAGAATACGGCCGCTTATATGTTGATCGAGATGTTGATGCCGTTTTTGTCGTATGTAACCGCGGAACTCTGCGGTTTCTCCGGCGTGCTGGCGGCCGTCGCGGCCGGCAGCCGGCAGGCGCTGACGTTCAAACAAACGGAACTCTTTGAGGCCGAACTCGGAGACACCACCCACACGATGTGGGACATGGTGAGTTTTACGCTAAACTCCCTCGTGTTTTTGCTGCTCGGGATACAATTGCCCGAGATCATCCGCCACATCTGGAGCGACGACCGGTATTCCCATGGATTTCTGCTTCTGACCGCCGCGCTGCTGACACTGATTTTGATGGCGGTACGCTTCCTCAGCGTGAGCCTGATTGCGCGGGGAGATCTTGGCGCCGGTCGGGGAGAAAAGCTGCGAAACGCGGCCGTGTTGACGTTCTCCGGTGTGAAGGGCACGGTCAGCTTGGCCACCGCGTTTGCTCTGCCGTTTTTTTACGCCGACGGCGCGTCCTTTGCCGAACGTCCGCTGCTGCTCTTTCTCACGGCGGGGGTGATCGTCCTGTCGCTGTCGCTCGCGCTGCTGTTCCTGCCTGTCGTCGCGGGGGCACCCGTCGGACAAATCGAGCGGGACCCGCAGATCGACATCCTGAAGGAGGTCGTGGCGCAGCTGCGAAAGCAGGAGGGTGACGTTTCCGAGGTCGTGATCAGCAATTACCAACGACGGATCCAAAAGCTGGAGCGCGCGGAATGCGATCGGGCCGAGACAGCCAAGCTGCGCGCCCTGCGGGTCAAGCTGTACGGCGAGGAGCGAAGGGCGCTTCGCCGGAGATACCAAAAAAAGGAATTTGACGCCGCGATGTACCGGGACTATGCGGAGCTGCTGGAGGTGATTCATCATCGGGCGGCACGGGGCCTGCTGATGGGGCTGTTCGCGTGGTGCACGCGGTTTGCGCAGGTCGGGAGGCACCACCCGCGGCACGCGCTCTCCGAAGCGGACATCAAACAGCGCCGGCGGAAACTCCAGGAGATGTTCCGGACGGACACCGAGGTGGCGATGGAGACGTTGCAAGTCCTGCGTGGCGAATACCCGGACAAGTTGGTGGACATCCTGACGGCCGAACGCGCGGAGTTGGCGGAGAAGATGGAGCAGAACTTTTCCCATGTCTTCACGGCGCATCTGCACCGCCTGCGCGACGATGAGATGCTGAAGGGCTACTACGTGGAGCGCCGCGTGATCCACCAGTTTCTGGAGCGCGGAAAGATCACGCCGGCACAGGCCAACGATCTGCGGCTCAAAGTGAACAAGATGGAGACATTTACACTCTCTCACGGCGACAACGAGGTCGTTGTGAAGCTGATGTCGCTGTTGGCCCGGCGGCGCGACGCCCCGGTGCGACGCTGA
- a CDS encoding 4Fe-4S binding protein gives MSIWHSVTLIRDKCKGCTTCIKHCPTEAIRVRHGKAVIVDERCVDCGRCIQVCPHHAKRAVCDSFDKLGDFAYNVALPAPSLYGQFHNLDDVNIVLAALTEIGFDQVFEVSAAAEMISDATRRRMRSEERLPRPVISSACPAAVRIICQRFPRLIGHLANHIAPVDLAAVLARRAAIRETGLPPEKIGVFFIAPCPAKATAVTNPVGLSQPVMDGALAMSEVYLRLLPAMKKVENPPQIATSGIMGIGWATSGGESAALLGESYIAVDGIENIIKVLEDVEDGKLPDVEFLELGACTQGCVGGCLTVENPFAAKARVKQLMKFLPVSRSRMTGEIETMSYMDTPLSHVPVWQFDTDMTTAMEKHARIEALRERLPGLDCASCGAPSCRSLAEDVVMGFASEEDCIFRMRERMMYLSGTGDAEQYLPPPFREQKK, from the coding sequence ATGTCCATATGGCACAGTGTGACACTGATTCGCGACAAGTGCAAAGGCTGCACCACCTGCATCAAACACTGCCCCACGGAGGCCATCCGTGTCCGTCATGGCAAGGCCGTCATTGTGGACGAGCGGTGTGTCGACTGCGGGCGTTGTATTCAGGTCTGCCCGCACCACGCCAAGCGCGCGGTGTGCGACAGCTTTGACAAGCTCGGGGACTTCGCCTACAACGTGGCCCTGCCGGCGCCCTCGCTGTACGGACAGTTTCACAATCTGGACGACGTCAACATCGTGCTGGCGGCGCTCACAGAGATAGGGTTTGACCAGGTCTTTGAGGTGTCCGCCGCCGCCGAGATGATCTCCGACGCGACCCGCCGCCGAATGCGGAGCGAGGAGAGGCTGCCGCGCCCGGTTATTTCGAGCGCGTGCCCGGCGGCCGTGCGCATCATCTGCCAGCGCTTTCCTCGGCTGATTGGCCACCTGGCCAACCACATTGCGCCGGTCGACTTGGCCGCCGTGCTGGCTAGGCGGGCGGCCATCCGCGAGACGGGACTGCCCCCGGAGAAAATCGGTGTCTTTTTCATTGCCCCATGTCCGGCCAAGGCGACTGCCGTGACAAACCCGGTGGGACTCTCCCAACCGGTTATGGATGGTGCGCTGGCCATGTCGGAGGTCTACTTGCGTCTGCTGCCTGCCATGAAGAAGGTGGAAAATCCGCCCCAGATCGCCACCTCCGGCATTATGGGTATCGGCTGGGCCACCTCAGGCGGGGAGAGCGCGGCGCTGCTGGGGGAGAGTTACATCGCGGTCGATGGCATTGAGAATATCATCAAAGTGCTGGAGGACGTGGAGGACGGCAAACTGCCGGATGTCGAATTTTTGGAGCTGGGTGCCTGCACGCAAGGCTGCGTCGGCGGATGTCTCACAGTGGAAAACCCGTTTGCCGCCAAGGCGCGCGTCAAGCAGCTGATGAAATTTTTGCCGGTATCGCGCAGCCGTATGACCGGCGAGATCGAGACAATGTCGTACATGGACACGCCGCTGTCTCATGTGCCGGTGTGGCAGTTCGATACCGACATGACGACGGCGATGGAAAAGCACGCCCGCATCGAGGCCCTGCGGGAGCGGCTGCCAGGACTGGACTGCGCCTCGTGCGGCGCGCCATCTTGCCGGAGTCTGGCCGAGGATGTGGTGATGGGCTTTGCCAGCGAGGAGGACTGCATCTTCCGAATGAGGGAACGCATGATGTATCTCTCCGGCACCGGCGACGCCGAACAGTACTTGCCCCCGCCGTTTCGAGAACAAAAAAAATGA
- the radC gene encoding DNA repair protein RadC, which yields MNSPHAGHRERLRGRFLSEGLDGFDEHNVLELLLFYAVPRGDVNPLAHRLIDAFGSLAGVLDAPVEALCRVEGMGVRTAALLSMMPALFRRYQISGRADGVCLDTAEKAGAYLLPRFVGRRNECVYLLCLDAKGKPVCCRQLFEGSVNAAQVGARRVVETALSVNAAGVILAHNHLSGIALPSPEDEETTRRLQGALDAVGIPLIDHIIVADEDYVSLAQSGLLTSQP from the coding sequence GTGAACAGTCCGCACGCTGGACATAGGGAACGGCTGCGCGGCCGGTTTCTGTCCGAGGGGCTGGATGGATTCGACGAGCACAACGTACTAGAACTACTGCTGTTTTACGCAGTCCCGCGGGGCGATGTAAACCCGTTGGCCCACCGGTTGATCGACGCCTTCGGTTCGCTCGCCGGCGTGCTGGACGCCCCGGTGGAGGCGCTCTGTCGGGTGGAGGGCATGGGAGTCCGCACGGCGGCGCTGTTGTCGATGATGCCGGCACTCTTCCGACGCTATCAGATCTCAGGACGGGCGGACGGCGTTTGTCTCGACACGGCCGAAAAGGCGGGCGCCTATTTGTTGCCGCGCTTTGTCGGGCGCCGGAATGAGTGTGTTTATCTGCTCTGCCTGGACGCCAAGGGCAAGCCCGTCTGCTGCCGACAACTGTTCGAGGGGTCCGTCAACGCGGCGCAGGTGGGCGCGCGGCGGGTGGTAGAGACGGCGCTGTCCGTCAACGCGGCCGGCGTCATTCTGGCGCACAACCACCTCTCCGGCATCGCGCTTCCTTCCCCGGAAGACGAAGAGACCACGCGCCGGCTCCAGGGGGCGCTGGACGCGGTCGGCATCCCGCTGATCGATCACATCATTGTGGCAGACGAGGATTATGTCTCGCTGGCGCAGAGTGGTCTGCTGACATCGCAGCCGTAG
- a CDS encoding anti-sigma regulatory factor, producing the protein MSDIVRLHYDVDGDNFMAAGEASSTVKNVLKRLGFGEDLVRRAAICLYEGEINMVIHANGGTIDVSVSPQTIEMVLQDQGDGIPDIEQAMREGFSTASDRVRDLGFGAGMGLPNMRRYADSLEISSEPSQGTRVVMTLRIASA; encoded by the coding sequence ATGTCAGACATCGTGAGGCTCCACTACGATGTGGACGGGGACAATTTTATGGCGGCCGGCGAGGCGTCCTCCACCGTGAAAAACGTGTTGAAGCGGCTTGGGTTCGGCGAGGATCTGGTGCGCCGGGCGGCCATTTGTCTGTACGAGGGCGAGATCAACATGGTTATCCACGCAAACGGCGGCACCATCGACGTCTCGGTGTCCCCGCAGACGATCGAGATGGTGCTCCAGGACCAGGGCGATGGAATTCCCGACATTGAGCAGGCCATGCGGGAGGGTTTTTCCACTGCCAGCGACCGCGTGCGGGATCTCGGGTTCGGCGCGGGGATGGGATTGCCAAACATGCGGCGTTACGCCGATTCTTTGGAAATCAGCAGCGAGCCGAGCCAGGGCACCCGCGTGGTCATGACGCTGCGCATCGCGTCGGCGTGA